A region of the Lentisphaerota bacterium genome:
AACTCATCAGGATGATCCGGCCGCGCGAGGTCTCGATCAGGATGAAGCGGACGAGTCCCTTGACCGGCTTCCAGATCAGGTCCAGGACAAGGTAGCGGACGGTTTCTTGCTTTTGGTAGACCACCGCCTCGGCGGACACGAAGTCCTGCGGCCGCGCATCGAACAGCTTCATGAGTTTGAGCTTGCGGCCATACACCCGCCGTCGTCCCTTGCGATGCGGGCGCGGAGCAGGCGGTTGCCGGTAGGCGACGACGTTCTTTTTGGCGCGGGTGAGGATATGCAAGACGCCCTGGGAGGCGGCCGCCGCGGCAAAAACGGGGCCGACGGCGAAGAACGCATCCAGAACCAGGAAGATCGGCAGTCCCCCGCGTAAACCCATCGCGGCGGCGATGTTCACCAGGCGCGTGGCGCGCGAGTCATGGGAGTCGTCGGGGTGGATTTCGGCCCATAAAGGCAGGGCGAATCGTTTGCCGTGGGCTTGGCCGAGCAGGCTCAGACACCCCCAGTGATGGCCGCGGAAGAACGACGGCTTACTGGAGGTTTCGGAATCCTGGTGCAACGTCGTCACGCCCGGCATGCGCCGCCCGTCCTTCGGTTGCTTGGTGTGGTCGCCCAGCAGCACGACGCGACCGGCCACCGATTCGACGACGGGCTGACGGATCAGCCAGTCATCCCATTGGCGGTAGAGCCGTTCGGCGTTCCAGGCCGTGGAATGGAAGAAGTGCAGCAGCGCCGGATAGCACACCGGCGCCAGACTCAGCGCCCGGACGATGGAACTGACGCCATAGACTTCCGACCGCGTGACCACGCCGGCAAACGCCACCACGAACCAGGCAAAGGTCGCCTCCCGCGTGAACGCCGGGCGTAGCGCCCGCAAAAGCCCCTCCAGGTAGCCCATCATAAAAAACCTCCATTTTGTTGTGGACGGCACGGCCGCCATAGACTATGCTACATAGCATAGTCTCATAACGCAAGGAGGTTCGATGAACAAGTCAGTGGAGGCAATGCAACGGCAGGTCCGAAAACTTCAGGTGGAGCTGGGGCG
Encoded here:
- a CDS encoding transposase, which gives rise to MAAVPSTTKWRFFMMGYLEGLLRALRPAFTREATFAWFVVAFAGVVTRSEVYGVSSIVRALSLAPVCYPALLHFFHSTAWNAERLYRQWDDWLIRQPVVESVAGRVVLLGDHTKQPKDGRRMPGVTTLHQDSETSSKPSFFRGHHWGCLSLLGQAHGKRFALPLWAEIHPDDSHDSRATRLVNIAAAMGLRGGLPIFLVLDAFFAVGPVFAAAAASQGVLHILTRAKKNVVAYRQPPAPRPHRKGRRRVYGRKLKLMKLFDARPQDFVSAEAVVYQKQETVRYLVLDLIWKPVKGLVRFILIETSRGRIILMSSDLTLDPLLALSLYTARVRIESLFDSVKNLLGGLAYHFWSKYLEPVSRRPRRGSHPAPVSSRPDRTANTLAAIEKFLALHLIVLGTLQLLAATFGDAVREQARCWLRTPSGAVPSDFVSRTALANLLLANIRVLAENPVIALIRRRQIAPEKTAENQLAPKRRAA